A region from the Kineothrix sp. IPX-CK genome encodes:
- the nagA gene encoding N-acetylglucosamine-6-phosphate deacetylase, with amino-acid sequence MIIKNANVFTEEGKFVKQDIYIKDGRFVESEMQAGADEVIDAQGCIAVPGLTDIHFHGCVGYDFCDGTKEAITKIAEYEASIGVTSIVPATMTLGEEILTGICKTAAEYRKTSKNDKAADLCGINMEGPFLAESKKGAQNSAYLHTPDEGMYDRLNEAADHMVKLVAIAPEIEGAMEFIQSKKGEVVLSTAHTAADYETALEAFEKGATHVTHLYNAMNPYTHRAPGLIGAATDAGAEVELICDGVHVHPAVVRNTFKMFGEDKVILISDSMMATGLDDGDYSLGGQAVKVVGNLATLADGTIAGSATNLMDCVRTAVLKMRIPLETAIKCAAVNPAKSVGIYDEYGSITPGKVANVVLLKKDDLALDSVILRGNKLS; translated from the coding sequence ATGATTATTAAAAATGCTAATGTTTTTACGGAAGAAGGTAAATTTGTAAAGCAGGATATTTATATTAAAGACGGCCGGTTCGTAGAAAGCGAGATGCAGGCTGGTGCGGATGAGGTGATAGATGCGCAGGGCTGCATTGCTGTTCCGGGACTTACGGACATTCATTTTCATGGCTGTGTAGGCTATGATTTCTGTGACGGAACGAAGGAAGCGATTACGAAGATTGCGGAATATGAAGCATCAATAGGTGTTACCTCTATTGTACCGGCGACCATGACCTTGGGAGAGGAGATACTGACAGGTATCTGCAAGACGGCAGCAGAATACAGAAAGACTAGTAAAAATGATAAGGCTGCAGATTTGTGCGGAATCAATATGGAAGGTCCTTTCCTCGCAGAGAGCAAGAAGGGAGCGCAGAACAGCGCTTATCTCCACACGCCGGACGAGGGAATGTACGACCGTTTGAACGAAGCGGCCGACCATATGGTGAAGCTGGTGGCTATCGCTCCTGAAATAGAGGGCGCGATGGAATTCATTCAGTCGAAAAAGGGTGAGGTGGTGCTGTCCACTGCTCATACGGCAGCGGATTATGAAACGGCTCTGGAAGCCTTTGAAAAGGGAGCGACCCATGTGACTCATTTGTATAATGCGATGAATCCTTATACTCACAGAGCGCCCGGACTGATCGGTGCGGCTACGGATGCGGGAGCGGAGGTTGAGCTTATCTGCGACGGAGTGCATGTTCACCCTGCCGTTGTCCGCAACACTTTTAAGATGTTCGGAGAGGATAAGGTAATCTTGATCAGCGACAGCATGATGGCTACCGGTCTGGATGACGGCGATTATAGCCTCGGAGGGCAGGCGGTAAAGGTCGTAGGCAATCTGGCAACATTAGCGGACGGGACTATCGCTGGTTCCGCTACCAATTTGATGGATTGCGTAAGAACAGCGGTTCTCAAGATGCGTATTCCGTTAGAGACAGCGATTAAATGCGCAGCGGTCAACCCTGCTAAGAGCGTGGGAATATATGACGAATATGGCAGTATAACTCCCGGAAAGGTTGCCAATGTTGTTTTGCTTAAGAAGGATGACCTCGCTTTGGACTCTGTTATTCTGCGCGGGAACAAATTATCATAA
- a CDS encoding APC family permease, which yields MFKKIKEIVIGKPLHNKELQSEKLDVFWGLPIMASDAISSVAYAVEEILWILVLVVGLAAYRYMFFTAIIIILLLLILVFSYLQTIDSYPRGGGSYTVAKENLGEKPGLLAAASLIIGYILTVAVSTSAGTAAITSAIPALLPYNVGVTLFLIFLMTLGNLRGVRESAKIFAMPTYIFIASMLIMIVTGLFKVYVLGYVPQSSFPIPEAVGDVTFFLIIRAFAAGCSGLTGVEAVSNAIPNFTEPAQKNAKRVLGLLALFVLIIFGGTAYLSTLYHAVPNNSITVLSQIATQVFGNGVWFYILQIATATILVMAANTSYAGLPMLLSLIATDGYAPRQFAMRGSRLGYSNGILALSAAAAFLVVIYHADTHGLVPLYAIGVFISFTLSQIGMLFKWAKSNVPGRIYKIVINGLGAVMTVATVISILYSKMLEGAWITIVLIFILVIGMKTINYHYTNIARQLRLDPTQVQTEINTLNVKKHMIVIVGSLNKASLKAINYARFLSDDQNIVIFHVSIDKDSARNIKEKWKECGIPIPLIVKYSPYREVVNPLIQYIESEEHASSPGDMITVVIPQFIVRKSWQNLLHNQTAFVIRKKLLRDRHIAVINIPFVLDNN from the coding sequence ATGTTTAAAAAGATCAAAGAAATCGTAATTGGCAAGCCCCTTCATAATAAGGAGCTGCAAAGTGAAAAATTGGATGTATTTTGGGGGCTGCCTATTATGGCCAGCGATGCCATCTCTTCCGTTGCTTACGCTGTTGAAGAAATCTTATGGATATTAGTTCTCGTAGTGGGACTTGCCGCTTATAGGTATATGTTTTTTACGGCTATCATTATTATCCTTCTGCTCCTCATTCTGGTCTTTTCCTATCTCCAAACAATTGACAGCTATCCCCGCGGCGGAGGCTCGTATACTGTAGCAAAAGAAAATCTGGGAGAAAAACCGGGTTTATTAGCTGCCGCTTCTTTGATTATCGGCTATATTTTGACCGTGGCGGTCAGTACCTCTGCGGGAACTGCGGCCATTACTTCCGCAATCCCCGCCCTGCTTCCTTATAATGTAGGAGTCACTCTTTTCCTCATTTTCCTGATGACATTAGGTAATTTAAGAGGGGTTCGTGAATCCGCTAAAATATTTGCCATGCCTACTTATATCTTCATCGCTTCCATGCTGATTATGATTGTAACCGGACTTTTCAAAGTGTATGTGCTGGGCTACGTTCCCCAATCTTCTTTTCCGATTCCTGAAGCAGTAGGAGATGTGACCTTTTTCCTGATCATCCGTGCTTTTGCGGCAGGTTGTTCCGGCCTTACCGGTGTCGAAGCGGTCAGCAACGCCATACCGAACTTCACCGAACCCGCCCAGAAAAATGCGAAAAGAGTGTTGGGGCTTCTCGCCTTATTCGTCCTGATCATCTTCGGCGGAACCGCTTATCTGTCCACCCTTTATCATGCGGTCCCCAACAACAGCATAACCGTACTTTCACAGATAGCCACTCAGGTATTCGGAAACGGCGTATGGTTTTATATCCTGCAGATCGCTACCGCTACTATATTAGTAATGGCTGCCAATACCTCTTATGCAGGGCTTCCCATGCTCTTGTCTCTGATTGCTACCGACGGTTACGCACCCAGGCAGTTTGCAATGCGCGGAAGCCGATTGGGATATTCCAACGGCATTCTTGCACTAAGTGCGGCGGCGGCTTTTCTTGTGGTGATTTACCATGCAGATACTCATGGACTGGTCCCTCTTTATGCCATCGGCGTGTTCATCTCCTTTACGCTGTCTCAAATAGGAATGCTTTTTAAATGGGCAAAAAGCAACGTCCCGGGCAGGATTTATAAAATCGTTATCAACGGCCTGGGTGCAGTTATGACCGTGGCTACCGTTATAAGCATTTTGTACAGCAAGATGTTAGAAGGCGCGTGGATCACTATAGTGCTCATCTTCATTCTCGTGATCGGTATGAAGACAATCAATTATCACTACACTAACATCGCCAGGCAGCTCCGTCTGGATCCGACGCAGGTGCAGACGGAAATCAATACTCTGAACGTGAAGAAACATATGATCGTCATCGTGGGGTCTCTGAACAAGGCTTCCTTAAAGGCGATTAACTATGCCAGATTTTTGTCAGACGACCAAAATATCGTTATTTTCCATGTCTCCATCGACAAGGACAGTGCGAGGAATATTAAAGAAAAGTGGAAGGAATGCGGAATTCCCATTCCTCTTATCGTTAAATACTCTCCTTACAGAGAGGTGGTCAACCCCTTAATCCAGTACATCGAGTCGGAGGAACACGCCTCCAGCCCCGGAGATATGATTACAGTAGTAATACCGCAGTTTATCGTAAGAAAATCATGGCAGAACCTTCTGCACAATCAAACAGCTTTCGTCATAAGGAAAAAGCTTCTGCGCGACAGACATATAGCAGTAATCAACATACCTTTTGTTCTGGATAATAATTAA
- a CDS encoding HPr family phosphocarrier protein translates to MKEFKYTIKDELGIHARPAGLLVKLATPFQSKITVDTGAKAADAKKIMALMGAGAKKGTVVTCRAEGPDEAEAVTALKKFFEENL, encoded by the coding sequence GTGAAGGAATTTAAGTATACGATCAAAGATGAACTGGGCATCCATGCGAGGCCAGCCGGATTGCTCGTTAAGCTGGCAACGCCTTTTCAGAGTAAGATTACAGTAGATACGGGGGCTAAGGCTGCGGATGCAAAAAAGATAATGGCGCTTATGGGCGCGGGTGCGAAAAAAGGAACGGTAGTTACCTGCCGCGCGGAAGGTCCTGACGAAGCGGAAGCTGTTACAGCGCTTAAAAAGTTCTTTGAGGAAAATTTATAA
- a CDS encoding PRD domain-containing protein gives MRIEKVINNNVISSRDSEGSELVVMGCGIGFGKKEGQNIDESKVEKIFKLENKDSLERFKALLTKLPLEYIQVSDEIISYAKEALGKELNENVYLTLTDHIGFAIDRFKEGMLFTNALFEEIKMFYPNEYTVGCHALYLIEKKTGIKLLEDEAASIAIHIVNAEFNSAISTTFTLTQMMRDMMEIIEKEIPACKAQSYQPDKLAINFKYLVHRMLTELPEQCEGDEVLFDFVRNHCEGEYRLIHKVNSFIKEKYNCSMTEEESIYLTLNVKRINDLYAEN, from the coding sequence ATGAGAATAGAGAAGGTAATTAACAATAATGTCATCTCATCCAGAGACAGTGAAGGCAGTGAGCTGGTTGTTATGGGCTGCGGTATCGGCTTCGGAAAAAAAGAGGGGCAGAATATTGATGAAAGCAAAGTTGAGAAGATTTTCAAGCTGGAGAATAAGGATAGCTTGGAACGCTTCAAAGCGCTGTTAACAAAGCTGCCGCTGGAATACATTCAAGTTTCGGATGAAATTATTTCCTATGCGAAAGAGGCGCTTGGAAAAGAGCTGAATGAGAACGTATATCTTACCCTTACGGATCATATCGGTTTTGCTATCGACAGATTCAAGGAGGGCATGCTTTTTACGAATGCCTTATTTGAAGAAATAAAGATGTTTTATCCCAATGAATATACGGTAGGCTGCCACGCCCTTTATCTTATAGAGAAGAAGACCGGGATAAAGCTGTTGGAGGACGAAGCAGCGTCCATAGCGATTCATATAGTAAATGCCGAATTTAATTCGGCGATCAGCACAACTTTTACCCTGACCCAGATGATGCGCGACATGATGGAAATCATAGAAAAAGAGATACCCGCTTGTAAAGCTCAGTCTTATCAGCCGGATAAACTGGCCATTAACTTCAAATACTTGGTACATAGAATGCTGACAGAGCTTCCGGAGCAGTGTGAGGGAGACGAGGTACTCTTCGATTTCGTCAGAAACCACTGTGAAGGGGAATACCGGCTGATCCATAAGGTAAACAGTTTTATCAAAGAGAAATATAACTGCTCCATGACGGAGGAAGAAAGCATATATCTGACGTTAAATGTAAAGCGGATCAACGATTTATATGCAGAGAATTAA
- the nagE gene encoding N-acetylglucosamine-specific PTS transporter subunit IIBC: MMKYLQKLGKSLMLPVACLPVAGIMLGLGYWIDPSGWGGNNVIAAFLCKAGSALIDNMAILFVIGVAVGMSDDGDGTSALAGIVSYLMVKTLLSPGAVEMFTGAEANAAFSKIDGNQFIGILTGLIGATCYNKFKSTKLPDALSFFSGKRSVAIVTAAITIVASLILFFIWPVLYGGLVAFGTAIASTGAIGVGLYGFFNRLLIPFGLHHALNSVFWFDAIGIADLYKFWGLGGYDTSQAVIGETGQYMTGFFPVMMFGIPAGALAMYHTAKTNKRKVAAGLLGAAALCSFLTGVTEPFEFAFMFLSPVLYVVHALLTGIVCAITALLPVRAGFTFSGGFIDWVLCAKLPAALNTWMIIPIGLVVAVVYYAVFRFVIVKLDLKTPGREDDDAEAEKRVVLSNDNFTEVAQIVLEGLGGKENVTSLDNCVTRLRLEIKDYTKVDEKKIKSAGVAGVMRPSKTSVQVIVGTKVQFVADEMKKML; encoded by the coding sequence ATGATGAAATATTTACAAAAGCTTGGTAAGTCATTGATGCTTCCGGTAGCTTGTCTGCCGGTTGCAGGTATCATGTTAGGCCTTGGTTATTGGATCGACCCGTCAGGCTGGGGCGGCAATAACGTAATAGCTGCTTTTCTTTGTAAAGCAGGTTCTGCGCTTATAGACAACATGGCAATTCTGTTCGTTATTGGTGTTGCTGTTGGAATGTCCGATGACGGTGACGGTACATCCGCACTTGCGGGTATTGTTTCTTACCTTATGGTTAAGACCTTATTATCTCCCGGAGCTGTTGAGATGTTTACTGGCGCGGAAGCGAATGCAGCGTTTTCCAAGATCGACGGCAACCAGTTTATCGGTATATTGACCGGTTTGATCGGTGCTACGTGCTACAATAAATTCAAGAGTACGAAATTGCCGGATGCGCTGTCGTTCTTCAGCGGCAAACGAAGTGTAGCGATTGTTACGGCCGCGATTACCATTGTAGCAAGCTTGATTTTGTTCTTTATTTGGCCGGTTCTTTACGGCGGTTTGGTAGCGTTTGGTACGGCTATTGCCAGCACGGGCGCAATCGGTGTTGGTCTCTATGGTTTCTTCAACAGATTGCTGATTCCGTTTGGTCTGCACCACGCGCTGAACTCCGTATTCTGGTTCGATGCGATCGGTATTGCCGACCTTTACAAATTCTGGGGATTGGGCGGATACGACACATCTCAAGCTGTAATCGGAGAGACTGGACAGTATATGACAGGTTTCTTCCCCGTTATGATGTTCGGTATTCCGGCAGGTGCTCTGGCTATGTATCATACGGCTAAAACAAATAAGAGAAAGGTTGCAGCCGGCTTACTCGGCGCGGCGGCTCTCTGTTCCTTCTTAACTGGTGTAACGGAACCTTTCGAATTTGCGTTCATGTTCTTATCACCTGTGCTTTACGTTGTACATGCGCTTTTAACAGGTATCGTTTGTGCGATTACCGCGCTCCTTCCTGTTAGGGCAGGCTTTACCTTCAGCGGTGGTTTTATTGACTGGGTGCTCTGCGCGAAGCTTCCGGCAGCTCTCAATACATGGATGATTATTCCTATCGGTTTGGTTGTTGCTGTAGTTTACTATGCGGTATTCCGTTTTGTAATTGTGAAATTGGATCTCAAGACTCCCGGCAGAGAAGATGATGATGCCGAAGCGGAGAAGCGAGTTGTTCTTTCTAACGACAACTTCACGGAAGTTGCCCAGATCGTCTTAGAGGGTCTTGGAGGAAAAGAGAATGTTACATCTCTCGATAACTGCGTAACCAGACTTCGGCTGGAAATCAAAGATTACACGAAAGTGGATGAGAAGAAAATCAAGTCTGCAGGAGTTGCGGGCGTGATGAGACCGAGCAAGACATCCGTTCAGGTTATCGTAGGTACCAAAGTACAGTTTGTTGCGGATGAAATGAAAAAAATGTTATAA
- the ahpC gene encoding alkyl hydroperoxide reductase subunit C, with amino-acid sequence MSLVGKEVLPFKAKAYHNGEFIDVSEENFKGKWSIVCFYPADFTFVCPTELEDLQNNYEEFKKLGTEVYSVSTDTHFTHKAWHDHSEAISKLTYVMIGDPSHEISRNFDVLIEADGLADRGTFLIDPDGVIQSVEINAGNIGRDASILINKLKAAQYVRKNPNEVCPAKWKEGGATLKPSLDLVGKI; translated from the coding sequence ATGTCATTAGTAGGAAAAGAGGTATTACCATTTAAGGCAAAGGCTTATCACAACGGGGAATTTATAGACGTCTCAGAAGAGAATTTCAAAGGCAAATGGAGCATTGTTTGCTTTTATCCGGCGGACTTCACTTTTGTATGTCCGACAGAGTTAGAAGATCTGCAGAATAACTATGAAGAATTCAAGAAACTGGGAACTGAGGTTTATTCTGTTTCCACAGATACACATTTTACTCATAAGGCATGGCATGACCATTCAGAAGCTATCAGCAAGTTGACATATGTTATGATCGGAGACCCTTCCCATGAAATCAGCCGTAATTTTGATGTTTTAATTGAGGCGGACGGATTGGCAGACAGAGGAACTTTCCTTATTGATCCGGATGGAGTGATTCAGTCGGTAGAAATCAATGCAGGAAATATTGGACGGGATGCGAGCATTCTGATTAATAAGCTCAAAGCGGCTCAGTATGTAAGAAAGAATCCGAATGAAGTGTGCCCGGCAAAATGGAAAGAAGGCGGAGCTACATTGAAGCCGAGTCTTGATTTAGTAGGAAAAATCTAA
- the nagB gene encoding glucosamine-6-phosphate deaminase, which translates to MNIVRAKDYKDMSKKAASVISSQVIMKPNCVLGLATGSTPIGTYEKLVEWYNGGNLDFSKVVSVNLDEYKGLTRENDQSYYYFMNDHLFSKINIKKENTHLPDGTEPDSDKACSDYDKVIEAAGGIDLQLLGLGHNGHIGFNEPADEFIPNTHCVDLTSSTIEANQRFFASYDDVPKQAYTMGIRTIMLAKKVLVVVSGEDKAAIVRDAFFGPITPEVQASVLQLHPDVTLVADDAALSLIK; encoded by the coding sequence GTGAATATAGTTAGGGCAAAAGATTATAAAGACATGAGCAAGAAGGCTGCGAGTGTTATCTCTTCGCAGGTCATTATGAAACCGAACTGTGTTTTAGGTCTGGCAACTGGATCTACGCCGATTGGGACCTATGAAAAGTTAGTGGAGTGGTATAACGGCGGGAATTTGGATTTTTCCAAAGTAGTTTCTGTGAATTTGGATGAATATAAGGGACTTACGAGAGAGAATGATCAAAGCTATTATTATTTTATGAACGATCATCTTTTCAGTAAGATAAATATAAAGAAAGAAAATACGCACCTTCCTGACGGAACGGAGCCGGACAGCGATAAAGCGTGCAGCGATTACGACAAAGTGATTGAGGCGGCAGGAGGAATTGACTTGCAGCTTCTAGGACTTGGACATAACGGACATATCGGCTTCAATGAGCCCGCAGATGAATTTATTCCCAATACACATTGTGTGGATTTGACGTCCTCTACCATTGAGGCCAATCAGAGATTCTTTGCTTCCTATGATGATGTGCCGAAGCAGGCTTACACTATGGGAATCAGGACAATCATGCTCGCGAAGAAGGTGTTAGTCGTGGTCAGCGGAGAAGATAAGGCAGCGATAGTCAGAGATGCCTTTTTTGGCCCGATTACGCCTGAGGTACAGGCATCTGTATTACAGCTTCATCCCGACGTTACGCTGGTTGCGGACGATGCGGCATTGTCACTTATAAAATAG
- a CDS encoding LysM peptidoglycan-binding domain-containing protein, with amino-acid sequence MIIHVVQSGETIYSIAEYYKIPVDRLILENGITNFDNLAIGQTIVIVQPEILYTVKPGDTLVGIAEQYGVLPMELLRNNPYLADREILYAGETIVISYQTNRTRTIATSGYTFPYIDKSVLIKTLPFLSYLTIFNYRAMRGGEIIASDDETELIQLAKAYGVAPMMFVSTITEEGVASIEVSYDILNNPSVQDRLIYTALDILKTKGYYGINVYVDNITYDNLNSIVEYLERASRIFHSEGYRIVITISPISNLNTPGTKFERIDYSKLSEYVDGIILASYDWARSYSYPSSIFPVNVLIELLDYMVSIIPTEKFFFLGITTQGYDWTLPYVPGATAATVISNNDAIQMAADDNIPIQFNEAAQSPYFYYVDNNGTLHVVWFKDARSFDARARLVDEYNLQGLSLWTIMRFDAQLWLIINTQYYIEKRLGVS; translated from the coding sequence ATGATTATACACGTTGTTCAATCCGGTGAAACTATCTATTCAATCGCAGAATACTACAAAATACCCGTTGATAGATTAATCTTAGAAAACGGAATCACTAACTTTGACAATTTAGCAATAGGACAAACCATTGTGATTGTTCAGCCGGAAATACTCTATACTGTCAAACCCGGCGATACTTTGGTTGGAATTGCGGAACAGTATGGTGTTTTGCCAATGGAATTATTAAGAAATAATCCCTATCTTGCAGATAGAGAAATTTTGTACGCCGGTGAAACCATTGTTATAAGTTATCAGACCAATAGGACGCGGACAATTGCGACTAGCGGTTATACTTTTCCTTATATTGATAAATCTGTTTTGATAAAAACGCTTCCTTTTCTATCTTATCTAACTATATTTAATTATAGGGCTATGAGGGGAGGAGAAATTATTGCCAGTGATGATGAAACTGAATTAATTCAGTTAGCGAAAGCCTATGGTGTTGCGCCCATGATGTTTGTTTCCACTATTACGGAAGAGGGAGTAGCCAGCATTGAAGTTTCTTATGATATTTTAAATAATCCTTCTGTACAGGACCGCCTTATTTATACTGCTCTTGATATACTGAAAACGAAAGGTTATTACGGTATTAATGTCTATGTCGATAACATCACCTATGACAACCTAAATAGCATTGTTGAATATTTGGAAAGAGCTTCCCGGATCTTTCACTCGGAAGGCTACAGAATAGTTATAACTATATCACCAATTTCAAATCTTAACACCCCCGGCACTAAGTTTGAAAGAATAGATTATTCAAAATTATCTGAATATGTAGATGGAATTATATTGGCTTCCTATGATTGGGCAAGGTCGTATAGCTATCCAAGCTCAATTTTTCCGGTGAATGTTTTGATAGAATTATTAGATTATATGGTCAGCATTATTCCCACTGAAAAGTTCTTCTTTCTGGGAATTACTACACAGGGCTATGATTGGACTCTTCCCTATGTTCCCGGTGCCACAGCAGCTACCGTAATATCCAATAATGATGCGATACAAATGGCGGCAGACGACAATATACCGATACAATTTAATGAAGCAGCGCAGTCGCCTTACTTTTATTATGTAGATAATAATGGGACTCTACATGTGGTTTGGTTTAAGGATGCGAGAAGTTTTGATGCGCGAGCCAGGCTGGTAGATGAATATAATCTTCAAGGGCTGTCTCTTTGGACTATTATGAGATTCGATGCCCAACTTTGGCTTATTATCAATACCCAATATTATATAGAGAAACGTTTGGGAGTGAGCTGA
- a CDS encoding zf-HC2 domain-containing protein — protein MNCKDIDKMIPAFLNKELSGRELNDFMEHISKCPECKEELSIQFLVLEGMASLQDGSTFDLQKKLDKQLEEARRKLKIRKGIHFLVYGLEILAIITMITIIVLIMIL, from the coding sequence ATGAATTGTAAGGATATAGATAAAATGATACCGGCATTTTTAAATAAGGAATTGAGCGGCAGAGAATTGAACGATTTCATGGAGCACATTTCCAAATGTCCGGAATGCAAAGAGGAACTCAGCATACAGTTTCTCGTATTGGAAGGCATGGCCAGCCTCCAGGATGGAAGTACCTTTGATTTGCAGAAGAAGCTGGACAAGCAGTTGGAAGAAGCGAGAAGGAAGCTCAAAATCAGAAAAGGCATACATTTTTTGGTATACGGGTTGGAGATTCTGGCGATTATAACGATGATAACGATCATAGTACTGATAATGATATTATAA
- a CDS encoding PTS glucose transporter subunit IIA, with protein MGLFDAFKKKDVVISSPMKGRCVSIKAVSDPTFSEEILGKGVAIVPKDGKVYAPADGVITTIFPTGHAVGMTTNDGVELLIHVGLDTVALKGEGFRIIGKDEQKVKKGDLLIEADLEKIKSAGYDVITPVVVCNTDEYSEILGRTDTEVNAGDELLNIKK; from the coding sequence ATGGGATTATTCGATGCGTTTAAGAAGAAGGATGTTGTGATTTCATCGCCGATGAAGGGAAGGTGCGTAAGCATTAAAGCGGTGAGCGACCCTACTTTCAGCGAAGAGATATTGGGGAAAGGTGTAGCTATCGTGCCTAAGGACGGCAAGGTATATGCTCCGGCAGACGGAGTGATCACGACCATATTTCCTACGGGTCATGCGGTGGGTATGACGACCAATGACGGGGTGGAGCTTCTTATTCATGTAGGACTGGATACGGTAGCCTTAAAAGGAGAAGGTTTCCGCATTATCGGAAAGGATGAACAAAAGGTAAAAAAAGGGGATTTGCTTATAGAAGCGGATCTGGAGAAGATTAAATCGGCAGGATACGACGTAATTACGCCGGTGGTAGTATGTAATACGGACGAATACTCGGAGATTCTGGGACGTACGGATACGGAAGTGAATGCGGGCGATGAGCTTTTGAATATTAAGAAGTGA
- the ahpF gene encoding alkyl hydroperoxide reductase subunit F, with amino-acid sequence MMLDDEIRGQLAEYLKLLENDVLIKVSAGSDDASKDMISLIDELAAMSSRIKKEQATLSRTPSFSINRVGADSGVSFAGIPLGHEFTSLVLALLQVSGRAPKVDEELIERVKKLEGEYHFETYISLSCHNCPEVVQALNVMSILNPGISHTMVDGAVFKEEVESKDILAVPTIYLNGEEFGGGRMTLEEILEKLGSSSDVSAFEEKDPFDVLVVGSGPAGASAAIYAARKGIRTGIVAERFGGQVRETLGIENLISVEYTEGPEFGDTLERHVRKYDVDIISSKRVKSLERKELLEVTLENGAVLKSKTIILSTGARWRNVGVPGEEKFKNKGVAYCPHCDGPLFKDKRVAVIGGGNSGIEAAIDLAGIASHVTVLEFMPELKADAILQKRLYSLPNVTVVKNVQTKEITGDQKVNGMTYADRDTGEEHHVELEGVFVQIGLVANTEWLGDTVERNRIGEIIVDNHNATSLPGVFAAGDCTDSAYKQIIIAMGSGATAALSAFDYLIRS; translated from the coding sequence ATGATGCTAGATGATGAAATTAGAGGCCAATTGGCGGAGTATTTGAAGCTTTTGGAAAATGATGTGCTGATTAAAGTCAGTGCAGGTTCTGATGATGCATCCAAGGATATGATATCTTTAATCGATGAGCTGGCCGCCATGTCTTCTAGAATAAAGAAGGAGCAGGCGACGCTTTCCAGAACCCCGAGTTTCAGTATCAACAGGGTGGGAGCAGACAGTGGGGTTTCCTTTGCGGGAATTCCTTTGGGCCATGAGTTTACGTCGTTAGTTCTGGCACTTTTGCAAGTGAGCGGAAGAGCCCCTAAAGTGGATGAAGAGTTAATTGAAAGAGTGAAGAAACTCGAGGGTGAATACCATTTCGAAACTTATATCAGCTTAAGCTGTCATAACTGTCCGGAGGTGGTACAGGCACTGAATGTAATGAGTATCCTGAATCCGGGAATCAGCCATACGATGGTTGACGGCGCTGTATTCAAAGAAGAGGTGGAGAGCAAGGATATTTTGGCCGTGCCGACCATTTATTTAAATGGTGAAGAATTTGGCGGCGGACGAATGACATTAGAAGAAATTCTTGAGAAATTAGGAAGTTCTTCCGATGTTTCCGCATTCGAGGAAAAGGATCCCTTTGATGTGCTTGTTGTCGGAAGTGGTCCGGCAGGAGCCAGTGCGGCAATTTATGCGGCGAGAAAAGGTATCCGGACAGGAATTGTTGCCGAACGCTTTGGCGGTCAGGTGAGAGAGACCTTGGGAATAGAAAACTTGATCAGTGTGGAATACACAGAAGGTCCTGAGTTCGGTGATACCTTGGAACGCCATGTGAGAAAATATGATGTAGATATTATAAGTTCCAAACGAGTAAAGAGTTTGGAAAGAAAAGAACTATTAGAGGTTACACTGGAAAATGGAGCTGTTTTGAAAAGCAAGACAATTATTCTTTCCACAGGCGCCCGTTGGAGAAATGTGGGAGTACCGGGAGAAGAGAAGTTCAAGAATAAAGGCGTTGCTTATTGTCCACATTGTGATGGTCCTCTTTTCAAAGATAAGAGGGTAGCAGTGATCGGAGGAGGCAATTCGGGTATCGAGGCAGCAATTGATCTGGCAGGTATCGCTTCTCATGTAACGGTTCTCGAATTTATGCCCGAACTGAAAGCAGATGCTATTCTTCAGAAACGTCTTTACAGTCTGCCCAATGTGACTGTTGTGAAGAATGTTCAGACAAAGGAAATTACCGGAGACCAGAAGGTGAACGGAATGACTTATGCAGATCGTGATACAGGGGAAGAACACCATGTAGAACTAGAGGGCGTATTTGTTCAGATTGGTTTGGTAGCTAATACAGAGTGGCTGGGTGATACGGTAGAACGCAACCGAATAGGAGAAATTATCGTGGATAACCACAATGCCACAAGCCTTCCCGGAGTGTTTGCGGCAGGAGATTGTACCGATAGTGCATACAAACAGATTATCATTGCGATGGGTTCCGGAGCGACCGCAGCCTTAAGTGCATTTGATTATTTAATAAGAAGTTAG